The following coding sequences lie in one Sphingobium sp. KCTC 72723 genomic window:
- a CDS encoding TraU family protein, translating into MIRRWQIFLIGLAIGLVATLAWPSQAHASKCESSVFNPITKVRWTCIFPITVGGVRIGSFDKLDKALDAQSASKPLCACRKGVQFWFGVKVSYWSPNRMVDVVTEPGCMMALGADLMPTGGKLQGSQSSIADGTNTRKMFAQMHYYISPVWAMLDMFTDLPCLEDDGFDVALITEILPTWQSGTLGAIIQPEGILFGNPAAGLACMGDSAAAAAGKVIDPLFWCMGSWGATYPIAGDIHFDDSVEAWAGLAARGTFMMGRLGALTISSSDGCSFKPSPIWTKSRYKLQLMEPVKGGKCVNIGRPGALWTSGKHAPGKDNAQFMLFEKVICCAGIPVP; encoded by the coding sequence ATGATCCGGCGCTGGCAGATCTTCCTCATCGGGCTTGCGATCGGCCTGGTCGCGACCCTCGCCTGGCCGAGCCAGGCGCATGCGTCGAAATGCGAGAGCAGTGTCTTCAATCCCATCACCAAGGTGCGCTGGACGTGCATCTTTCCGATCACCGTCGGCGGCGTCCGGATCGGCAGCTTCGACAAGCTCGACAAGGCGCTGGATGCGCAATCGGCGTCGAAACCTCTCTGCGCCTGCCGCAAAGGGGTCCAGTTCTGGTTCGGCGTGAAGGTCTCCTATTGGTCGCCCAACCGCATGGTCGACGTGGTGACGGAGCCAGGGTGCATGATGGCACTCGGCGCCGATCTCATGCCGACGGGCGGCAAGCTCCAGGGCAGCCAATCCTCAATCGCTGACGGAACGAACACGCGCAAGATGTTCGCGCAGATGCACTATTATATCTCGCCGGTCTGGGCGATGCTCGACATGTTCACCGATCTTCCGTGCCTGGAAGATGACGGGTTCGACGTCGCGCTGATCACCGAGATTCTGCCGACCTGGCAATCGGGCACATTGGGCGCGATCATCCAGCCCGAGGGCATATTGTTCGGCAACCCTGCCGCCGGCCTGGCGTGTATGGGCGACAGCGCGGCAGCCGCGGCCGGCAAGGTCATCGATCCGCTCTTCTGGTGCATGGGCTCCTGGGGCGCGACCTATCCAATCGCCGGCGACATTCATTTCGATGACTCGGTCGAGGCATGGGCGGGGCTCGCGGCGCGCGGCACGTTCATGATGGGGCGCCTCGGCGCGCTCACCATCAGTTCGTCCGATGGCTGCTCGTTCAAGCCCAGCCCGATCTGGACCAAGTCGCGCTACAAGCTTCAGCTGATGGAGCCGGTCAAGGGCGGCAAGTGCGTCAATATCGGCCGGCCCGGTGCGCTCTGGACGAGCGGCAAGCACGCACCCGGCAAGGACAACGCCCAGTTCATGCTTTTCGAAAAGGTGATCTGCTGCGCCGGGATTCCGGTGCCATGA
- a CDS encoding TraB/VirB10 family protein: MTGPADPATPGAAPLPGAPSGMDASLDEAGDRPALLDLRTQWARLTSDQKLRAKQAGVVATIAVLGFGLYTASSSGTQELAKTPEAFKLDMGAGLRGDSLEVKMRGDLQKILDGQSLLGDRVTAIEQGRVTPGANAGVGDHGADAGLPPALPGEAPAYPPAPPEAKTEGDSLPPPPAAPAAPPAPPAPPTERQVGAIGAATNAVAAEGGAAGGARSKKANRTIYLPPGFMKARLLTGIDALASRDATSNPEPIIARVQAPAVLPNDVKANLSGCFVIGNATGSLAKERVEIQLISISCVDFDEHAVVDQPIKGFFVDADGKKGLSGKVVTRAGATLARSFIAGTIAGIAQSVEGTFGNVSTSALGSVRTLDAGDAAKTGIAGGLSRSSDKLTDFYLDLARQAGPVVEVGAAKDVVVVIQEGVALEIKPSVGAKF, from the coding sequence ATGACCGGCCCGGCTGATCCCGCCACGCCCGGCGCGGCACCGCTGCCCGGAGCGCCGTCCGGCATGGACGCATCGCTCGACGAGGCCGGCGATCGTCCGGCCCTGCTCGACCTGCGGACGCAATGGGCACGGCTCACATCGGACCAGAAGCTGCGCGCGAAGCAGGCAGGCGTCGTCGCCACGATCGCGGTGCTCGGCTTCGGCCTCTATACTGCGAGTTCGAGCGGCACGCAGGAGCTGGCAAAGACCCCTGAAGCGTTCAAGCTCGACATGGGGGCAGGCCTTCGCGGCGACAGCCTCGAGGTCAAGATGCGCGGCGACCTCCAGAAGATCCTCGACGGGCAGTCCCTGCTCGGCGACCGCGTGACCGCTATCGAGCAGGGCCGCGTCACGCCCGGCGCCAACGCTGGTGTCGGCGATCATGGCGCGGATGCGGGATTGCCGCCGGCCCTGCCCGGAGAGGCGCCTGCCTATCCGCCGGCACCCCCGGAAGCAAAAACCGAGGGCGACTCCCTGCCCCCGCCGCCCGCCGCTCCGGCAGCGCCTCCGGCGCCGCCCGCGCCGCCGACCGAGCGCCAGGTAGGCGCGATCGGCGCGGCCACGAACGCGGTCGCGGCGGAGGGAGGCGCGGCCGGCGGGGCACGATCAAAAAAAGCCAATCGGACGATCTATTTGCCACCTGGTTTCATGAAAGCGAGGCTGCTGACCGGGATCGACGCGCTCGCCAGCCGCGATGCGACCAGCAATCCGGAACCGATCATCGCGCGTGTTCAGGCCCCCGCCGTGCTCCCGAATGACGTGAAGGCGAACCTGTCCGGGTGCTTCGTCATCGGCAATGCGACGGGCAGCCTCGCCAAGGAGCGGGTCGAGATCCAGCTCATCTCGATCTCCTGCGTCGACTTCGATGAGCATGCGGTCGTCGATCAACCGATCAAGGGCTTCTTCGTCGATGCCGACGGCAAGAAGGGTCTGTCCGGCAAGGTGGTGACCCGCGCCGGAGCGACGCTCGCGCGCTCATTCATCGCCGGCACGATCGCGGGCATCGCCCAATCGGTCGAGGGCACGTTCGGCAATGTCTCCACCTCGGCGCTCGGCAGCGTGCGCACGCTCGATGCGGGCGATGCGGCGAAGACTGGCATCGCGGGAGGTCTCTCGCGCTCATCTGACAAGCTGACAGATTTCTATCTCGATCTCGCCCGTCAAGCGGGGCCTGTCGTCGAGGTGGGCGCCGCCAAGGACGTGGTGGTCGTCATCCAGGAGGGCGTCGCCCTCGAGATCAAGCCTTCGGTGGGAGCCAAGTTCTGA
- a CDS encoding type-F conjugative transfer system secretin TraK, whose product MPRFGRSSRLACALAVFTTTTPALAQSVAALPDQTSRIRLSNHDVNHIVCVGGDIDDVKFSAEKGLAVERGGSDAWVKFLVLETDDMGAKTRTFVTTPSEFFVSCNGAIYPLYAEPSDIPAQTVTLVPGASQRARANDALLGPLVEEERAVGIVLALLQDRVPASFSEVAPGRNPLTIADLPTVTLTERRRLDIEGAGLSASEYLVRTSAQVALDERAFLDSALGPDIFAVTIDRLALGQGDSARLIVVRRSVTQ is encoded by the coding sequence GTGCCGAGATTCGGTAGAAGCTCGAGGCTTGCCTGTGCCCTGGCGGTATTCACCACCACAACGCCGGCACTCGCCCAGTCGGTCGCGGCCCTCCCCGACCAGACCAGCCGCATCCGGCTGTCCAACCACGACGTCAATCATATCGTCTGCGTCGGCGGCGATATCGACGATGTGAAATTCTCGGCCGAGAAGGGCCTCGCCGTCGAGCGCGGCGGCTCTGACGCCTGGGTCAAGTTCCTGGTGCTCGAGACCGACGACATGGGCGCAAAGACCCGCACGTTCGTGACGACGCCATCGGAATTCTTCGTCTCGTGCAATGGCGCGATCTATCCGCTTTACGCCGAACCGTCGGACATCCCCGCGCAGACCGTGACGCTTGTCCCCGGAGCGTCCCAGCGGGCACGCGCCAATGATGCACTGCTGGGCCCGCTGGTCGAGGAGGAGCGCGCGGTCGGCATCGTCCTCGCACTGCTGCAGGATCGCGTGCCCGCTTCCTTCTCGGAAGTGGCCCCAGGCCGGAATCCGCTGACAATCGCTGATCTGCCGACCGTCACCCTGACCGAGCGCCGGCGGCTCGATATCGAAGGCGCCGGGCTCTCGGCAAGCGAGTATCTGGTTCGCACGAGCGCGCAGGTTGCGCTCGACGAGCGTGCGTTCCTCGACAGTGCGCTCGGACCCGACATTTTCGCTGTGACGATCGACAGGCTCGCGCTGGGCCAGGGCGACAGCGCGCGGCTGATCGTCGTGCGGCGGAGTGTGACGCAATGA
- a CDS encoding helix-turn-helix transcriptional regulator has product MDIIGDRYSERVIGNVLRFGSQLANAQSAVFFWLDDQFEFSATDEFNMPGDFISQYLREIRSVDPLATRELSQRKARVEMLHGDAARSSGSWSNYVNYLESHGFGDEVDMLLWSGDRPVAGMAMFRPVDKTAPFAADHRDWGGIQVHLEHMIQMHCKVRADRVRLSLAGRYGLQPREIELTGILVQGARNAEIAEAMGISVSTVKTHIVNILDKMGVHSRAEIAACINYLQFD; this is encoded by the coding sequence TTGGATATCATCGGAGATCGCTACTCAGAACGCGTAATCGGCAATGTACTCCGTTTCGGTAGCCAGCTGGCTAACGCACAAAGCGCGGTATTCTTCTGGCTCGACGACCAGTTCGAATTCTCTGCGACCGACGAATTCAACATGCCGGGCGATTTCATCAGCCAGTATCTGCGCGAAATCCGCTCGGTCGATCCGCTCGCCACGCGCGAGCTTTCGCAACGCAAGGCGCGGGTGGAAATGCTGCATGGCGATGCGGCGCGCAGTTCCGGTTCGTGGTCCAACTATGTGAATTATCTCGAATCGCATGGCTTCGGTGACGAAGTCGATATGTTGCTGTGGAGCGGTGATCGGCCGGTAGCTGGAATGGCGATGTTCCGGCCCGTCGACAAGACTGCTCCGTTCGCGGCCGATCATCGCGACTGGGGCGGAATCCAAGTGCATCTGGAACATATGATCCAGATGCACTGCAAGGTCCGCGCAGATCGGGTAAGGCTGTCGCTCGCCGGTCGTTACGGACTTCAGCCGCGCGAGATCGAGCTGACCGGTATCCTAGTTCAGGGTGCCAGAAATGCCGAAATAGCAGAGGCCATGGGCATTAGCGTTTCGACTGTGAAAACCCATATCGTCAACATCCTCGACAAAATGGGAGTACACAGCCGGGCCGAGATTGCGGCCTGCATAAACTATCTTCAGTTCGACTAA
- a CDS encoding conjugal transfer protein TraW, which translates to MAADPLIPSSAKLVVLGQAATVVLLLIGAGALAFAARAETPGMDRSTIGRTWPIVEPDALTEIEAKVATLPPDMSKAFGPREKWSALKAAALAPATTDRVRTVVPFYTLDFDIRLPDGKTLYPKGFTFNPLTFVKLPQRLVVVHPRDLGWALRTARPTDFILLTALGGDSGDPIALTEKTGRAIYILEERVKERLGLTVAPVVVAQAGQKLVLTEFGPRSRRLPINLRGAVR; encoded by the coding sequence GTGGCCGCTGATCCTCTCATCCCGTCCAGCGCCAAATTGGTCGTTCTTGGGCAGGCCGCGACCGTCGTGCTCCTGCTGATCGGCGCCGGCGCGCTGGCATTTGCCGCTCGCGCCGAAACCCCCGGCATGGATCGCAGCACGATCGGCAGAACCTGGCCGATCGTCGAGCCCGACGCGCTGACCGAAATCGAAGCCAAGGTCGCGACGTTGCCGCCCGATATGTCGAAGGCATTCGGTCCCCGCGAGAAATGGAGCGCCCTAAAGGCCGCGGCGCTTGCGCCCGCGACGACGGATCGGGTGCGGACCGTCGTGCCCTTCTACACGCTCGATTTCGACATTCGCCTGCCCGACGGCAAGACACTCTACCCCAAGGGCTTCACCTTCAATCCCCTGACCTTCGTCAAACTGCCGCAGCGGCTCGTGGTCGTTCATCCGCGCGACCTGGGCTGGGCGCTCCGGACCGCGCGGCCGACCGACTTCATTCTGCTGACCGCACTCGGCGGCGATAGCGGCGACCCGATCGCGCTCACCGAGAAGACGGGCCGCGCGATCTACATCCTTGAGGAAAGGGTCAAGGAGCGCCTCGGGTTGACCGTCGCGCCCGTCGTCGTCGCCCAAGCTGGCCAGAAGCTCGTGTTGACCGAATTTGGCCCGCGAAGCCGCCGGCTGCCAATCAACCTCAGAGGAGCAGTGCGATGA
- a CDS encoding RidA family protein, giving the protein MSLIEDYLEADVFDALAFAPCSKAGDLLFISGVAPLRGNMADLELVGLGDMAAQTSFVLKILKAILSKEDLDPSAIVNWTVYTTDMDQLMELAGAVLLPWLGDHRPSSTFVGCSTLAHPQQMVEITATALLAK; this is encoded by the coding sequence ATGAGCTTGATCGAGGATTATCTTGAGGCTGACGTATTTGATGCGCTCGCCTTTGCGCCTTGTTCCAAGGCTGGTGATTTGCTTTTCATATCAGGCGTCGCACCGCTGCGCGGGAACATGGCTGATCTCGAGTTAGTCGGCTTGGGCGATATGGCAGCACAAACCAGCTTCGTGCTAAAGATCTTAAAAGCAATACTTAGCAAGGAAGACCTCGACCCCAGCGCTATCGTGAACTGGACGGTCTATACCACCGACATGGATCAACTGATGGAACTTGCCGGAGCGGTGCTGTTACCTTGGCTCGGCGACCACCGTCCCTCCTCGACGTTTGTCGGTTGCTCCACGCTCGCGCATCCTCAGCAAATGGTCGAAATCACGGCAACCGCATTGCTGGCGAAATAG
- a CDS encoding type IV conjugative transfer system protein TraE: protein MIGDTRPSWHLHRYLQGSANLFEENRLLKFAIAGLFGITAVLGTVVYTSNQNQRTVIVPFGAGGDLYVTGNKPSTTYLRTITRNIVSLAGTYSAYSADRQFQELLSLVHPSAYNGLRDSLNRLLDELDSNPTLSIATYIRGDQPVTYTDTEIVVPVEKVRVIGGVIRKFRGNLRIRFAIDNGRFWLTALQEENFSAEIR, encoded by the coding sequence ATGATCGGCGACACCCGGCCGAGCTGGCATCTTCACCGCTATCTTCAGGGCTCGGCCAATCTCTTCGAGGAGAACCGGCTCCTGAAGTTCGCGATCGCGGGGCTCTTCGGGATCACCGCAGTGCTCGGCACCGTCGTCTACACGTCGAACCAGAACCAGCGCACCGTGATCGTCCCGTTCGGTGCGGGCGGCGACCTCTATGTCACCGGCAACAAGCCCTCGACGACATATCTGCGGACCATCACGCGGAACATCGTCAGCCTGGCCGGGACCTACTCGGCCTATTCGGCCGATCGCCAGTTCCAGGAGCTGCTAAGCCTTGTCCATCCGAGCGCCTATAATGGCCTGCGTGACAGCCTGAACCGGCTGCTGGACGAGCTCGACAGCAATCCGACGCTGTCGATCGCAACGTACATCCGTGGCGATCAGCCGGTCACCTACACCGACACCGAGATCGTCGTGCCCGTCGAGAAGGTCCGCGTCATCGGCGGCGTCATCCGCAAGTTCCGCGGCAACCTGCGCATCCGCTTCGCGATCGACAATGGCCGCTTCTGGCTGACCGCCCTTCAGGAGGAGAATTTCAGTGCCGAGATTCGGTAG
- a CDS encoding phytanoyl-CoA dioxygenase family protein, producing the protein MIARQSIQGSIVDSEPSKHLLTEAALAVYVRRTPISEKTMAADHLPATASIEDAVTILRDLGYVIIDELVPPEVMDKIQQEVDPYMPEVLFGNDNFLGKQTKRVGSLIARSPTCRDLVMNQLVLGITSKLLERASSYQVHLTQLIELAPGSPAQKLHQDELVWDMYDFPTDYHLQCNTLWAMTDYTEEMGATRIVPRSQEAGKLAKFSFEDTIPAVMKRGSVLIYTGKVYHGAGENKSNRIRQALNLTYCVGWVRQEENQYLSCPIEVARTLPEDLLKLMGYRTGSFALGYIRDFEDPMVAIRDDGEKRIVGTLEVKNMVQSEATSTFLEGIN; encoded by the coding sequence ATGATCGCGCGGCAATCCATCCAAGGATCGATTGTAGATAGCGAGCCTTCGAAGCATCTTCTGACTGAAGCCGCGCTCGCAGTGTACGTGCGCCGCACCCCAATATCGGAGAAAACAATGGCCGCTGATCATCTTCCCGCCACAGCATCGATCGAGGATGCCGTTACGATCCTGCGCGATCTCGGTTACGTCATAATCGACGAACTTGTGCCGCCTGAGGTCATGGACAAGATCCAGCAAGAGGTCGATCCGTACATGCCCGAAGTACTGTTCGGCAACGACAACTTCCTCGGCAAGCAAACCAAGCGGGTAGGATCGCTGATCGCGCGCTCACCAACATGCCGTGACCTTGTGATGAATCAGCTTGTGCTTGGTATCACGAGCAAGCTGCTTGAGCGGGCGTCGAGCTATCAGGTCCACCTCACCCAGTTGATCGAACTGGCGCCCGGTTCGCCCGCGCAAAAGCTGCATCAGGACGAATTGGTGTGGGACATGTATGATTTCCCCACAGACTATCATCTGCAATGCAACACGCTGTGGGCGATGACCGACTATACCGAAGAAATGGGTGCTACTCGCATTGTGCCGCGCAGTCAGGAAGCAGGTAAACTCGCCAAATTCTCATTTGAGGATACTATTCCAGCGGTGATGAAACGTGGATCGGTACTGATCTATACAGGAAAAGTCTATCATGGCGCGGGCGAGAACAAGAGTAACCGTATCCGCCAGGCACTAAACCTCACCTATTGCGTCGGATGGGTGCGACAGGAAGAAAATCAATATCTTTCGTGCCCGATCGAAGTCGCTCGAACGCTTCCCGAGGATCTGCTCAAGCTGATGGGTTATCGCACCGGATCTTTCGCACTGGGCTACATCCGTGATTTCGAGGATCCCATGGTCGCCATCCGCGACGATGGTGAGAAACGGATCGTTGGCACCCTTGAGGTCAAGAATATGGTCCAAAGTGAGGCAACCAGCACTTTCCTCGAAGGCATCAACTGA
- a CDS encoding TraC family protein has translation MSAPGSKRGRGLSYSRLRNAVRRDAYSDYLPLVAWDAESEAFLCIDDTWGHAWEIVPTAYMFAHVQGALQGLLNVNFPDGTVLQLHTFADPLIDDALDAFLDLKTRDDPLIQASARRTREYLSQGRHGLKALHGIPVRNFRTLLSIKTRRPLGEDLRRQVEEQLAKLGIRRLEPEEMISFYRRIFNGVTQSAPGVFADGATIGAPTLAKQIIDAGPDLLFEGPEVFLGNQVARCLTPKAPARRITAERANRLLGGMRGSAEDSDQIGGPFLYTLNILFDHSQFEIHKRAQILSAQKAAGSFAVEVGKQIEEIGWILDEAGNSKFVRVIPMVWVFGRDRAHARELAARAKRLWESEPLPFSMQEESYLNPTLLPMSLPFGLYPDRTTLRMLERDFRMPVKAAVLLAPIQTDFRGGGRPALLYTGRKGQLITLDLFDPRINNYNFIVSAESGAGKSFLLNNLCQQYYACGALIRIIDIGGSYRKLCTLCSGRYIDIGEEQLVLNPFDMGLALDGDDKQSAITMAVAIVAEMANASTRKGVSTSEWNLLKSAVQWTIDTGRADHGIDSVREWLGTYPAQTGSDLDRVEHLIPVARELAFNLRDFGSDGAYGHYFNGPSTLDIRSDEFVVLELERLKAMPDLFNVIVMVVVNAVTQELYLSARDRPRFVLCDEAAQFMTRTEGQDLSRLAEAFGQGYRRARKYRGSFGIVLQSMNDLTLFGGTGQVILENAATRFLLQGSTYDRAVENKILDYSGFVLDLLKSVRNSKPNYSEVFIDSPLGLGIARLVVDPFSYWINTSAPDEVAAFEALIALGLSPLEAVCRLAGVDPAEILGLPDPVRLAAAE, from the coding sequence ATGAGCGCGCCTGGCTCCAAGCGAGGCCGCGGGCTCTCTTATTCTCGCCTGCGCAATGCGGTCCGCCGCGACGCCTATTCCGATTACCTGCCGCTCGTCGCCTGGGACGCGGAGAGCGAGGCGTTCCTCTGCATCGACGATACATGGGGCCATGCGTGGGAAATCGTGCCGACGGCGTACATGTTCGCGCATGTTCAGGGTGCGCTGCAGGGCCTGCTGAACGTCAATTTCCCGGACGGCACGGTCCTCCAACTCCACACCTTCGCCGACCCGCTGATCGACGACGCGCTCGACGCGTTTCTCGATCTCAAAACCCGCGACGACCCCCTCATCCAGGCGTCCGCGCGGCGCACCCGCGAATATCTGAGCCAGGGCCGACATGGCCTAAAGGCCCTGCACGGCATCCCTGTGCGAAACTTTCGCACGCTGCTGTCGATCAAGACCCGGCGCCCCCTCGGCGAGGATCTTCGGCGCCAGGTCGAGGAGCAGCTCGCCAAGCTCGGTATTCGCCGGCTCGAACCCGAGGAGATGATCTCTTTCTACCGCCGCATTTTCAATGGTGTGACGCAATCAGCACCCGGCGTGTTCGCCGATGGCGCGACGATCGGCGCGCCGACGCTCGCCAAGCAGATCATCGACGCTGGCCCCGACCTCCTGTTCGAGGGACCGGAGGTCTTTCTCGGCAACCAGGTCGCGCGCTGCCTGACGCCCAAGGCACCCGCGCGGCGCATCACTGCCGAGCGCGCGAACCGCCTTCTGGGCGGGATGCGCGGCTCGGCGGAAGACAGCGACCAGATCGGCGGTCCGTTCCTCTACACGCTCAACATCCTGTTCGACCATTCACAGTTCGAGATCCACAAACGCGCGCAGATCCTTTCTGCGCAGAAGGCTGCGGGCTCCTTCGCGGTCGAGGTCGGCAAGCAGATCGAGGAGATCGGCTGGATTCTCGATGAGGCGGGCAACTCGAAGTTCGTCCGCGTCATCCCGATGGTTTGGGTGTTCGGTCGTGACCGCGCCCATGCGCGCGAGCTCGCCGCCCGCGCAAAGCGTCTGTGGGAGAGCGAACCACTGCCCTTCTCGATGCAGGAGGAGAGCTATCTCAATCCAACCCTGCTCCCGATGAGCCTGCCGTTCGGTCTCTATCCCGACCGCACGACGCTGCGCATGCTCGAGCGCGACTTCCGCATGCCAGTCAAGGCGGCTGTTCTGCTGGCGCCGATCCAGACCGACTTTCGCGGCGGCGGCCGGCCGGCATTGCTCTACACGGGCCGCAAAGGTCAGCTCATCACGCTTGATCTCTTCGATCCGCGTATCAACAATTATAATTTCATCGTCTCGGCGGAGTCCGGAGCGGGCAAGAGCTTCCTCCTCAACAATCTCTGCCAGCAATATTATGCCTGTGGCGCGCTCATCCGCATCATCGATATCGGCGGTAGCTACCGGAAACTCTGCACGCTCTGTTCCGGCCGCTATATCGATATCGGCGAGGAGCAACTGGTCCTCAATCCGTTCGATATGGGCCTGGCGCTGGACGGGGACGACAAGCAGTCGGCGATTACCATGGCGGTGGCGATCGTCGCCGAGATGGCCAATGCCTCGACGCGCAAGGGTGTCTCGACTTCCGAATGGAATTTGCTGAAATCGGCCGTCCAGTGGACGATCGACACTGGCCGTGCCGATCATGGCATCGACTCGGTGCGCGAATGGCTCGGAACCTATCCGGCGCAAACTGGAAGCGACCTCGACCGGGTCGAGCACCTCATACCCGTAGCCCGCGAGCTTGCCTTCAACTTGCGGGATTTCGGCTCGGACGGCGCCTATGGCCATTATTTCAACGGCCCCTCGACGCTCGACATCAGATCGGACGAGTTTGTCGTACTGGAGCTCGAACGGCTCAAGGCGATGCCCGATCTCTTCAATGTGATCGTCATGGTGGTGGTCAATGCCGTCACCCAGGAGCTGTATCTCTCCGCCCGCGATCGTCCACGCTTCGTGCTGTGCGACGAGGCCGCGCAGTTCATGACGCGGACCGAGGGACAGGACCTGAGCCGCCTCGCCGAGGCTTTCGGTCAAGGCTATCGGCGCGCGCGCAAATATCGCGGTTCGTTCGGCATCGTGCTGCAATCGATGAACGACCTGACTCTGTTTGGCGGCACCGGACAGGTGATCCTCGAAAATGCGGCGACCCGGTTCCTGCTGCAGGGCTCGACCTATGATCGCGCGGTCGAGAACAAGATCCTCGACTATTCGGGGTTCGTTCTCGACCTCCTGAAATCGGTCCGCAACTCCAAGCCGAACTATAGCGAGGTCTTCATCGACTCCCCATTGGGCCTGGGCATCGCCAGGCTCGTCGTCGATCCCTTCTCCTACTGGATCAACACGTCGGCGCCCGATGAGGTCGCAGCCTTCGAGGCGCTGATCGCGCTGGGTTTGTCGCCGCTCGAGGCGGTCTGCCGCCTCGCAGGCGTCGATCCCGCCGAGATCCTTGGATTGCCGGATCCGGTCCGGCTGGCGGCAGCGGAGTGA
- a CDS encoding DsbC family protein, with product MRRAAELLAASLLIAGTSAFAQDAPIARTTDPLPAAAADAQRQLRQTFTNLSFEDFGPAPVKGAIYQATAGGRIIYFAPESGHLLFAAVYDKNGINVTAMAQDASARKRLGAIDPADALVIGPAGAPQVIEFTDPDCPYCQALDRFWAAKAAEGKPVQRLIYFVSTIHPDAAAKAEHILCSPDKEAAFKAVYAGAKPAVLLKCQAGQQKVAKDARTVSKMGIAGTPTLFVDGKLVSGFQQAELQAFLDQKGNADAQP from the coding sequence GTGCGTCGCGCCGCTGAATTGCTGGCAGCTTCGCTGCTGATCGCGGGAACATCCGCTTTCGCGCAGGATGCTCCGATAGCGCGAACGACCGATCCCCTGCCTGCGGCGGCTGCAGACGCCCAGCGTCAATTGCGCCAGACCTTCACCAACCTCAGCTTTGAGGACTTCGGACCGGCGCCCGTCAAGGGAGCCATCTATCAGGCGACGGCCGGTGGGCGCATCATCTATTTTGCGCCGGAGAGTGGTCATCTGCTGTTCGCAGCCGTCTACGACAAGAACGGCATCAACGTCACCGCAATGGCCCAGGATGCGAGCGCGCGAAAGCGGCTCGGCGCGATCGACCCAGCCGATGCGCTTGTGATCGGTCCGGCCGGTGCGCCCCAGGTGATCGAATTCACCGATCCCGACTGCCCCTATTGCCAGGCGCTCGATCGCTTTTGGGCGGCGAAGGCCGCCGAGGGCAAGCCGGTTCAGCGGCTGATCTACTTCGTCAGCACGATCCATCCGGATGCCGCGGCGAAAGCCGAGCATATCCTCTGCTCCCCCGACAAGGAAGCCGCGTTCAAAGCGGTCTACGCCGGCGCGAAGCCCGCAGTGCTCCTCAAATGCCAGGCCGGACAGCAGAAGGTCGCGAAGGACGCGCGCACCGTCAGCAAGATGGGCATCGCCGGTACGCCGACGCTGTTCGTCGATGGCAAGCTCGTCTCCGGTTTTCAGCAGGCCGAGCTCCAGGCGTTCCTCGATCAGAAGGGCAACGCCGATGCACAACCCTGA
- a CDS encoding TraV family lipoprotein, giving the protein MSKHVIRGGALTFACGAGLLLSGCATMGSLMSPYSEKFSCKNDDHGQCIHPEKAYEDAVAGVASKSDPAVTNDRKMLHDQTAAKRGQRGDRAGSPSVYGTYRDSVYQELKGLIDAPVTPMLKPARTVRTLILPYADRQRPDRLYMPRYVYSIMDKPVWVVGGTLVAPSSQAAKAPILGQVQEPAAATAGGDTPESPIASTTEPRR; this is encoded by the coding sequence ATGTCCAAGCATGTCATACGCGGTGGAGCGCTCACATTCGCCTGTGGAGCAGGACTGTTGCTCTCCGGCTGCGCGACCATGGGATCGCTCATGTCGCCCTATAGCGAGAAGTTCTCGTGCAAGAATGATGATCACGGCCAGTGCATCCACCCCGAGAAGGCCTATGAGGACGCGGTCGCCGGTGTCGCGTCCAAATCCGATCCGGCGGTCACCAACGACCGCAAAATGCTGCACGACCAGACCGCAGCAAAGCGCGGTCAGCGCGGCGATCGCGCCGGGTCTCCAAGTGTCTACGGCACCTATCGCGACAGCGTCTATCAGGAGCTGAAAGGCCTGATAGACGCCCCTGTGACGCCGATGCTCAAACCTGCGCGGACCGTCCGGACGTTGATCCTGCCTTATGCCGATCGCCAGCGGCCGGATCGGCTCTATATGCCACGCTACGTCTATTCCATCATGGACAAGCCCGTCTGGGTGGTCGGAGGGACTCTGGTCGCACCGTCGAGCCAGGCGGCAAAAGCGCCGATCCTTGGCCAGGTCCAGGAGCCCGCAGCCGCGACGGCAGGCGGCGATACGCCTGAATCCCCGATCGCGTCCACGACGGAGCCGCGGCGATGA